TTTATAAAAAATATAAAGTGGATCAACAAAACATACAAGCAAATGAACCAACTGCCTCTGATAAAGAAGATTCAATGAATTTTCATGCTGTATTGAACCATGTACTTACAATTAGTAAAAATGATAAAGAGCTTTTGGCCTACTTAGATACAAAAGATATTGCTGTGCTAAACCAATTAAAAGCATATTTTTCTGCTCGTCCATTTTCCCTTTCACATTATATGAGTTTAATGTTTTGCGGAAGTATAATTGTCATTTATGCAACTACTCTATTTTCAGGACAAATTAATTACATTGACATACCAGATATGTTTATCTATCTTTTATTCATCATTTTTTTGAAAATCCTTATTGATTTGATAAAGCTTTTAAATATTTCTAGAAAAGGACAATTACATACTGTTCTGCACTTTGTGCAGAGAGCCGAATATTTGCGAATGAAAGGAGTTATAGATTTTATTCTAACTGAAAGATATAACAAAAAAATTCTTTAGTTTTGTTTCAACTTGAATTAAGAAAAGAAATACGCAATTTTTATAATTAGGAGATGTATGTATTGAATGTAGACCTACACACATATAAAGAAACCGAAATAGCAGCGAAGTTTATTTTAGAACATGCAAAAGATGATAAAGAACTTTTGATTTTCCTAAACAAACATGACTCCATCATGCTTAATCAATTAAAAGTATTCTTTAGCGAACCGCAACTCACATTCAAACACACCGTCAAAATCGTTTGTTTCGTGACATTCGTAACTTTATATATTTATTTTTTCAGCACTCGTTTTAATGAATTAATACAATTATCTGTACAAATGTTTTTTGCCTTGATCGGCCTTTTTTGGGTTTTTGTTGTTTTTCCATTCTCAAGAAAAGTTCAAATCTCTGACCGCTTCAAACAAAAATCCGAAAACGCCCGTATTGTCGGCATGATTGACTTCGTATTAGAACAAAAATACAAAAAAAGCATCTCTGAATAATGCCATCATCAGAGATGCTCCTTCTCTCTTACACCTTCTCCGCCATAGCCGCACTGTCACTCGTTACCTCCGCGGGCTCCCTCAGCATCACATTCATCACACTTGCCAGCACAAGCATTCCAATCGACAAATAAAAAGCCATTGTATACTCACCCGTTACCGTATAGATGACGCCTGGGATATACGCGCCGAGTGCCGAGCCAATTTGATGGGCGAGCGACAGCCAGCCGATCATAAGGCCGATCGAGTAGTTTTGAAAATATCGGGTGGCGAGCATTTGAGTCGGCGCAACGGTAGCGAAGTCCACTAATCCAAACAGAATTGCAAAACCTAGAAGCAAGTAGGGTTCGTGGCTGTAAATCAGAATCACAATCGAAAGCGCGCGTACCGCATATAAAAAGCACAGGATTTTCCGGCTGCTCCACCGGTCCGCTACCATTCCGGACAGTAAGATGCCAGCGATATTAAAGCCGGCAAGCAGACTGACAGCGGCACTTGTGACTGTCGTTGAAAAGCCGTGATCGTGAGAAAACGGAATCAAATGGGTATCCATCAGTCCCACGGTCGTAAACCCGCAGATCAAAAACGGCAAAATCAAAAACCAGAATTGCCTCATCCGAAACATTCCAGTCACTGAAAGAGCAGTTGTGTTGGGCGCTGTTTCTTTTTTTGCAGCAGTCAATCCGCCTATCGGCTCTGCATTCTTTTCTGAAGGATTGTTCCGCAGCATCAGCAGTGCAGCCGGAAAAACAATCACGATTAACAGCAAGCCCAATACTACCACCGTCAGCTTCCAGCTAAACCAATGGATCAGCATGAGTGAGCCTGGAACGAGAAGCATTTGCCCCGCTCCAAAACCTGCTTCCATGATCCCAAAGGCTAGTCCCCGCTTTTTGCTGAACCAATTGACGACCAACACACTTGCTGCCACATTCGATGCCCCCCCAACTCCAAGCGAGACACCTAATCCATAAAGCAGAAACAGCTGCCAAGGCGAAGTGACAAAGCATGTTAAGAAAATGCTGATCCCTGTCAGCAGCGCACTCCATGACAAAACAGCCCGGGCACCCCATTTGTCCACAAGCCGCCCAATCACAGGCTGAGATATGCCATAGACAATAAAACTTATTGTAGAAATCAGCGAGATGGTGCCTCGATCCATTGAAAACTGCCGTTCCCACGGCTCCACAAACGCTCCAAACGACAGGCGCACCCCCTGAACGGCCAATAAGATCAAAAAGGTGACGGAAACGATGATCCACGCGTAGTGCAGTCTTTTCATGACAGCTCCAAATCCCACCGTTCTTCTGTCAGACGCTGGCCCCATAATGGCGCTTCTTCTTTCACTTCACTTACCCTGAAACCAAATTTTTCGTAGAGCGGACGAGCCTCAGCCATGGTGCTCACCGTCCAAAGAAAAATGCGTTCAAACCCCATATCCCTGCAATATGTAACCAGGTGCTCCAGCAATTGTGTGCCCAGCCCCCTGCCTCGAAAAGCGTCATCAACTAGGAACCACCTAAGCTGCACGGTCTTTTCATCATGTTTGACCAACCCAACAGAGCCAGCAAATTTCCCGCCGCTTTCCGCAATCCATATGGTTTCAATATCAGCATCAAAGGTCTCATGAAGATAAGCTAAAAACGTGTCGTCCCAGCCATGGGCTTCCGCATAAAATTGTCTCTGTTTTTCGATGAGAAGCTGGAGATCATCCGAAAGAAAATAATCTCTAATCGATATGTCTGACGTTCTGGAAGAAAGCGACTGTGAGAGGATCGCTTCAATTTCTTCCATCGCCTCCGCAAGCTTCCGCTGGTCCTTTTGGTCAATTTCTTTGAGCATCCGTTCTACTTGTTCGTTCGCTTTCTCTTCCAGCTTTTTATAAATCGTTTTTCCTGTTTCCGTGACATAAATATAATGATGGCGGGCATCCTCTTTGCTCTTTTGTTTATAGATTAAATTTTCTTTTTCAAACTGTTTCAACATCCTGCTGACATAACCCCGATCTAGCCCTAGCTTATCCTGGAGGGCTTTGGCTGTACAATTTGGCGTATTATACATTTCAAATAAAATCCGCGTTTCTGTTAAGGAAAACGGACTGTCGTAAATGTGCTCATTAAGGAAGCCAAGGACATTCGTATAAAATCGATTGAACTTTCTGAATTTTAACCCGACAGATGTCTCACTAGTTTTCAAATCAATCCCCACTTTCTTGTATCGTTGATTAAGGCAATTATAACCAAACATAGTTGCCATAGTCAACGATATCTTAAAAAAGTGGGCATTTTCACTTTTTTGATGCTTTCCTTTTCCTGACCACACTCAGTGTGATATACGATATAGCGGTTGAAATCAGAGTATAGACAACAACCCACCCCAAAAATGATGGATTAAAAACGGTAAACGTGAGCACTAGCGAAATCACCAAACTAATCATCGGCATCAGATACACGTTTTGATAGACACAAGTCCCGGCAACCGATAACACGATAATT
The Bacillus vallismortis genome window above contains:
- a CDS encoding MFS transporter — translated: MKRLHYAWIIVSVTFLILLAVQGVRLSFGAFVEPWERQFSMDRGTISLISTISFIVYGISQPVIGRLVDKWGARAVLSWSALLTGISIFLTCFVTSPWQLFLLYGLGVSLGVGGASNVAASVLVVNWFSKKRGLAFGIMEAGFGAGQMLLVPGSLMLIHWFSWKLTVVVLGLLLIVIVFPAALLMLRNNPSEKNAEPIGGLTAAKKETAPNTTALSVTGMFRMRQFWFLILPFLICGFTTVGLMDTHLIPFSHDHGFSTTVTSAAVSLLAGFNIAGILLSGMVADRWSSRKILCFLYAVRALSIVILIYSHEPYLLLGFAILFGLVDFATVAPTQMLATRYFQNYSIGLMIGWLSLAHQIGSALGAYIPGVIYTVTGEYTMAFYLSIGMLVLASVMNVMLREPAEVTSDSAAMAEKV
- a CDS encoding bifunctional helix-turn-helix transcriptional regulator/GNAT family N-acetyltransferase translates to MKTSETSVGLKFRKFNRFYTNVLGFLNEHIYDSPFSLTETRILFEMYNTPNCTAKALQDKLGLDRGYVSRMLKQFEKENLIYKQKSKEDARHHYIYVTETGKTIYKKLEEKANEQVERMLKEIDQKDQRKLAEAMEEIEAILSQSLSSRTSDISIRDYFLSDDLQLLIEKQRQFYAEAHGWDDTFLAYLHETFDADIETIWIAESGGKFAGSVGLVKHDEKTVQLRWFLVDDAFRGRGLGTQLLEHLVTYCRDMGFERIFLWTVSTMAEARPLYEKFGFRVSEVKEEAPLWGQRLTEERWDLELS
- a CDS encoding YbeF family protein; translated protein: MDELELAFGILPLGIIVLSVAGTCVYQNVYLMPMISLVISLVLTFTVFNPSFLGWVVVYTLISTAISYITLSVVRKRKASKK